Genomic segment of Canis lupus dingo isolate Sandy chromosome 9, ASM325472v2, whole genome shotgun sequence:
GTAGAGGACAGTATAGAGTACTGTCTATACAGTACTCTATACAGTATATACTCTATACTCTATACAGTATGAGTAGTACAAGTAGTTAACTCACAGGTTGAGTAGTGGCCAAAGCCACCTTGGCAGGTAGTGTGCAGTGGAGGCCTTGATTATCACTAATCACTGCACATGCTCATACAGTAGCTGCTGGCAAGCTCCCAAACCATtccattttatcaaataaaaactttaaagaatccGTGCAATTATTgttccagaaataaaatttgaaacagaTGTCATTACTGTCTTTAACAACACAAACACTTTCTCAAAGGAGGTTCAAGAATCTCTACAGTCTTTAGAAGGTTTCTCTCATTTCAAGATGGGAGTCAGTGTTGAAAAACAGCGTGGTGGTCGTTAACAGGTCACTGTCTGGGACCCAGTACACCTTATAAGAACCAAACCATTTGCATTGCACCAGAGGGCATAAGCTTCTGGGGAATGTGCCCTCCTTCCTCACCACACGCAGATTCTCAGGAAAAGCTATATACCGGTCCTGGATGCCTGGGATCTCCTACTTGAAGCCCAGCGCTGCCACCTGCtgggttgtttttaatttccttttccctttaagaCTGAAGGAGAGGAAAGACTGTGTCCTTCATTTATAGATCTTCCTAGAGTACTGTTTGAGGGCTGAGCCCTGGTGTCTGTCCTGTGGACACAGCAGTGAGCAGGACAGGCAAAGCCTCACTGGGCTGGTATAGCAGCCACATAACACTGTTCCCCAGGGGCTGGTCAGCACCCAGTTGTACGCCTGCTTCTGCAGGGCAATATAAGAGGAAGCATGTTACCAGGTGATCGAGAAACATCTTTGGGCACCCAGTGCCTCGGcctcttatatttattttcctactgCATTCTGTTCTGAGACCTTTCACCTGTGAGTAGAACTAAGATTCCTAAATGGAAAACATAATCTACACTTCCCAATTACAGGAGAGTTGTTGAAAGTATGTCCAGTCCCTCCTCTCTCACTTTCCTACCCCACCTGTTGTCATCTTTAAATGTCCTGTAaagttttaatgctttttttgCTTGAAAAGTTAATGAAGTCACACTTTTCCTTGAATAGGGCTGTTTGATTTGGTACAGCGCAGGGCACTTGGAGTCATGCCCATAGGttaggatattctttttttatcttaCGAACATCTTCAGAATTAACCTGATGGACAAGGTTTTCCTATATGGCAAGGATTCTTCCCGTCGTCACTGGTCATCATCAGTCCCCTGGCGGGATCTCAAGGGCACTCAGCATCCTGACTGTCCTGACTTTGCAGCCAGGGGATCGTGTTGTGCTGCAGTCTGGGCCCCTCAGGCCGTGAGAAGTGTTGCCAGAACTCTAGTTCTCAGAAGATGCCTCCTTGATGTGAGGAGCACCTGGCCCCCAGATAGCCAGGACGGAGCCCTCTGACCTGTTCTCGTGGGTGTTCTCTGCCCCTCCAGGTTTGGAAATGATGTGCAGCACTTCAAGGTGCTCCGAGATGGAGCCGGGAAGTATTTCCTCTGGGTGGTGAAATTCAATTCTCTGAACGAGCTGGTCGATTATCACAGATCTACATCTGTCTCCAGAAACCAGCAGATATTCCTCCGGGACATAGAACAGGTGCCACAGGTAAGCCTCATAAGATTGGGATCAGTTTTAGCAATTAAGAATAGCTCCTCAGATAGGCAGGTACCCTCTCAAAGGATTTTTTCTGGGGCTTCTGCACCCAACATTCAAAATagtacctttattatttttttaatttttaaaaaatattttatttatttattcctgagagacacagagagaggcagagacacaggcagagggagaggtaggctctatgcagggagcctgatgtgggactcgatcctgggactccaggatcacgccctgggccgaaggtggtgctaaaccactgagccacccaggctgccccaaaatagtATCTTTAGTTTGTGTCAGAGATGTGTAGTTTGAAACAAAATGGTTTGGCCTTTTCCCAGAGGCTGCCTTTCCTGGCGGTGTGTTGCCAGTTACCACCTATGTCTCTGTAGAACATCTTTAACCCTCTGCAGTATTGTTTCCCTGGAAGCAAGTGAGGAGGAAAACCCTGTTGTGAGGGAGTGGAGTCCACACTCACTCCTGTATTCCTGTGGCCAAAGCCCCAGTCCTGTGTTATGGGGCGCTCCACCTTATTTTAGTCAAGCTCTTGGCCTTTTGACTCTGTGAAACCTTAAGGACTTTATAAGCGATACACCGATGGGAACTAAAGCCTTTTCAAAGGCTTAGAGTTGTAAACCAGAGCCTGACTACTGGTTCCCAGGTTTTCTATGGGGTAGCAGCTCATGGGCTGCCGTGGAGGGCTGTGCCCTAGCATGTTCTAGCGTGTTGTGAGCCATGGTGAAAGTACACTGCACCCACGTAGAGTAGACTTAGGACCTGTAAGGATAAACGGAGTTGGAGGAGAAGTGGGAGGTTATCTCGGGAAACATGAAGGAGACAGCACATGTCTGTGGAGCCGGGTCCTACCTGGCAGGGGCTGCCCATGAGCAGAGACCTAGCGGGTGTTCTTTCCCTGCCTGTCTTCTACAGCAACCGACGTACGTCCAGGCCCTCTTTGACTTTGATCCCCAGGAGGATGGAGAGCTGGGATTCCGTCGGGGAGACTTTATCCACGTCATGGATAACTCAGACCCCAACTGGTGGAAAGGGGCCTGCCATGGGCAAACCGGCATGTTTCCCCGCAATTACGTCACCCCTGTGAACCGGAACGTCTAAGAATCAAAGaagagattatttaaagaaagtgaaaaatttaaaacacatacaaaagaatTAAACCCCCGAGCTGCCTTAACAGCAGCCCATGAGGGGAGCTCAGAACACCTGGCTGGGTCACCTGGTGACCCTCTCACTTTGGTTGGAactttgggggggtgggggggggcgttggatataaaaatgccaaaacttacctataaattaagaaaagagtttttattacaaattttcaCCGCTGCTCCTGTTTCTCCTTTGTCCTCTTTTTCatccctctcctcttctgtccATCAGTGCATGACGTCTAATGCCACATATAGTCCTAGCTGATgccaataataaaagaaaagaaaccaagcgGGCTGGTATTTTCTCTATGCAAAATGTCTGTTGTAGTTGGAGTGACTGAAGGAAGGACAGCCGTGGCTGTGTTCCTCGTGCACACAGAGGAGAGGGCGGCTGGGCCGCGGCCCTCACTGGTCAGTGTCTGCCAGGCATGGCGGGGGGCAGCCCCCAGCCGCAGGCATCTTGTGACAAAGCTGGAAGTGGAGCGGGGGCAAGAGGAAGGACTGTTACCCCTCATGGCTTCCTGAGAAAAGTCGAACTAAAAACCTTTGTCTCTTTTCTacattgttttcctttccaaatgGTATTATTGAGCATGTTGATTTTTCATAGTGCCTTTTTCCTTATTTCAAGAGTTGCTTATGagtggtgttttttttatttgttttaaaataagttaaagacAGTCCAGAGCTTTCCAGCCAGTTTGTCTCCTGCTCTGTGTAAATAGtcctctctgggggtggggggagccgggCTCTGGGCAGAGGAGCGGCTGCTACAGGCACAGGTGGAGGGTGCGGGCAGTCCGCCTCTTCTCAGCCACGAGTCTTTAAGGTTCAGCTTTAATATTTGTCAGCCCTCTGGAGTCTGCTGTGGCTGCCCCAGGGGTGCAGAGTCCCCAGctgctggggaggaaggagaagttcCAGCTCTTCCCACCTTGAACTGGATCTGGCTGCAGGGGGGTGGTCAGAGTCCTTGACCTTGTGATCCCAGCTGTTGTCTGCCCCTCCTCAGCTCCAGAGGCCCCCagagaaaaaaatccctggaGCCAGCAAGTTTCAAACAGGAAAACCCAAGGAATTTAGACTGTCGCTCTGTGACTGTATCAGGTTATACTGTGTTCCAACACTGGGGTGGAAAATGAGAGCTTTCGTTTTTCTTGCTCTGAAAGTTAGAGGTATCTGTCCACGGCTTTCATCTTGTGTCGCCTGCCTGACCTGCCCAGGTGAGCACTAGGGCAGCATTCAAGAAGCAGCTGGGTTTCCGTGTCTCTGTTCCCAGTGGGCTGTGTTTCTAGCTGCTTCACCCTTCCCCCCAAGGAAATGTGTCCGTGAAGCAGAAACAGTTGGGGAAGAACAAGTGGGAAATGTAGGAAGGCCGAGGACATTGCAGAGCTCTCTCTGTCCGCCCTGTCAGCTGCTTGTCCCTCATAGTGATGTGCCTGTGAACTTTCTCCACCCAATCCCCTGCCCGCAACAGAAacggggctgcccaggagttGGTGACAGCCTTTGGGTTCTGAAGTGGTCGGTTGGAGTCTCCCCTGGACTCTGGTTATGGAGCCGGACTCAGCCTGGAGTACTCAGAGGCCCCGGAGGCAGCTGCTCTTCTGGACAGAGCATCTGCCCCCCCCCTGCTCCCTTTCTGGTAGCTTCTTTCCTCAGTGATGATAAAAGGAATCTCTGGCATTCTACACCTGGACcatttgattgttttattttggaattggTGTATATCATGAAGCCTTGCTAAACTaagttttgtgtgtatatatttaaaaaaaaaatcagtgtttaaaTAAAAAGACCTATGTACTTAATCCTTTAACTCTGCGGATAGCATTTGGTAGGTAGTGATTAACTGTGAATAATAAACATACAATGAATTCTTCACTctgtatctcttctcttttttatccccccccacccccccgcccaccaccaccaccttacttaaaataaaaacctaaaagctCGTCGGTGTCGGGGGACTCCTGTGTCATCTTTTCCCACCCCCCTAGCTTGTTGGGGAAGCATGTGGACCTTGCTGGGCCCCTGGAGTCGTGATGCCCACACTCAGCTGCTCATCAGAATCCGTGGGAGCTTGGTCACCATAGATGCCCAGCCACCACCCACAGGTGCTGCCAGATGGTGGCTGAGAGCACCGACAGGCATGCCTGGTGTTTCTGACAAACTATGGACCACACTTTGGAAACTCTGGTCTAGACCCAGCACTTGCCCAGTCCTCATCCCCTCCTGTTAAATAAAGGACAGAAGTGCAGGATGGTCTGTGTTGAAGCAATCTCCATGTGCCCAGTAGCTAAAGCATGTTTGCTCAGCTGGCTGCTGCAGGTGAGGCCAGGCCTAACCACAGCATACTGCCTGGCATAGACCAGAACAAGGAGTGTTTAGGGAAAGCGTGAACAGAAACTTAACCCAAGGAATTTCTACTTAGATTCTTGGTCCAGTTCTTAGAGTTCAGCCTACTACCACATTTGCGGCTGCCCCATTTGGGCTATAGTTTTCCAATTCTTGCATTTCTGCAGAGACCTCTGTGAGTAGGAACTTGTCAGCACTGCCCTGCAGGATGCCATCAGTCTCACAGACACCCCCCTGTGCTAGCTACTCTGAAGCTGAGCAGATGTTTTCAAAATGGGGCCATTTGAGTGTACACTTAAGGCAAAGACGGTCAATGAGACTTTCTGCTGTTTGACTAATGACCTCAGAATAGCATCACCCTTAATGGGAATGTTGATACTTTTGCACAGTTGGTCACAGGCTTCTTGGTGATTATATCTCCTTCCACCATGGATCTGAAATTCCTGGGAAAGCATCTGAGTGGGAGCATCTTGGGGAAGACTCCACTGTCAGAGCCCATCTGCAGTTGATGACTAAGAGGTGGGCAAGCGGCCTTGAAGTGCCCTCGCAATGTGTTCACCTTGGTGGCCCTGCACTGGCTGGAGCTTGCATGTGCCTGGCTCACTGACCGGGGAGTTTGGAACAGACTCCTTCAAACATGAGTATAGAGGGGAAGGTGGTGACAGCTCCTACCAAGAGCTTCAAGGCAGTCTACAGCACCAGACCCCACCTTCAGGTACTCCAAGGTGCTTGAGGGCACAAACGCATGGCATGTTGGAAAGAGATAAGGCAGGGGGTACAAGTGGTCTGCCTTTCCTTGACTTGTCCCCTTGACCTGCTTGCAGCAGGTGATCTTCAGGCTGAACTGCTTTACCAATGTGCCTGGATAACTAGGAAAAATGAAAGTGGCAATGTATCTGGGCACCTCGGAAATACTTTCATTCCTAAGAGTGTATTTCCATGAAATAAAATTCTCCAGGTCTGAGCCCTGTTTTACATTGAAGAACAAAGAGATCCTGTATGTgttcttggtgtgtgtgtgttcattggaggattcttttgtttgtttttttagattgtatttattcattcatgagagaggcagatataggcagagggagaagccggctcctcaAGGCAGCCCgctatgggactcgatcctgggaccctgggctcatatcctgagccgaaggcaacgctcaaccgctgagccacccaggcatccctcatcagAGGATTCTTAAACTTAGTCCTGGGGGCTCCTCACTCCAGCCAGAGTCCTGAGGCTAGCGAATCATGTGCTTACTACCAAGATGGATCGCATCAAAGTCCTGAATTACCACT
This window contains:
- the GRB2 gene encoding growth factor receptor-bound protein 2, translated to MEAIAKYDFKATADDELSFKRGDILKVLNEECDQNWYKAELNGKDGFIPKNYIEMKPHPWFFGKIPRAKAEEMLSKQRHDGAFLIRESESAPGDFSLSVKFGNDVQHFKVLRDGAGKYFLWVVKFNSLNELVDYHRSTSVSRNQQIFLRDIEQVPQQPTYVQALFDFDPQEDGELGFRRGDFIHVMDNSDPNWWKGACHGQTGMFPRNYVTPVNRNV